In the genome of Equus przewalskii isolate Varuska chromosome 29, EquPr2, whole genome shotgun sequence, the window GGCCATTTTAGGATCCTGGGTAGAGAAGAAACGGGTTCAGAGTGTCAGTCCTCAGACCTCTCGGGCAGCAGGCGGGAGGGCACACAGCCGCCCCGAAGGCCCAGCGCCCTCGCCTGGGTCTCTGCAGAGGACTAGACTTCAAAGCTCCCATCTTCAGACCCTGGAGCAGTTTCCAGCTGGTGGGCCAAGGAGCCCCTGGGCCTTCCAAGGTCCTACAGGGGCCACTGACCCCCAGGAGGGTGCACTGGGCCCGGCCCACAGCCACATCCAGATGGCCTCATAGCTGAGCACCAGCACAGCTCACCCCAAACtgccatgttcacagcagctgtCTGCCATGGTCAGTGGAGGAGCTGCCTCACGGAGAGTTTGATAATGTCAGTGTTGGAAAAGAATCCCTTTACGAATTAAGCACAGTTTCTTAAGTTCCCATCAGGCCTCTGTCCTCTATGCTcaaagcgtttttttttttttttttttaagattggcacatgagctaacaactgttgccagtcttctttttattaattctctgctttctctccccaaagccccctggtacatagttgtatattttagttgtgggtccttctggttgtggcacgtgggacaccgcctcagcatggcctgatgagcagtgccatgtccgcacccaggatccgaaccagcgaaaccctgggctgccaaagcggagcatgcgaacttaaccactcggccatgggcccggCCCCTAAGCCACAATTTTGGAGCCGGTTTTTGGAGCAAATCTCAACTCGTTTGATGCCACAGGCACAGTGCTCTCCCGCTCTCCCTTCCTACACAGCCTCCTGTCCTCCACCCTCTCATAAAGGCTCAGTCTGCACACAGCCTGAGAAATCCCCACCCCTCCCACGGCTCAGTTATCGCCTCGGAGCTGACAGCTCAGGCTGTATATCCAGTCCCCGCGACTGGCCCATGGGTGCCTCAAACTCGGTAGCCAGACCTGCTCCCCGCTCTGCAGTAGCCTCTCCGTCCTcaccccctgctcccctccaACCTGACACCCATGGTGCTCTCAATTGTGCATCCCGCCGCCTCTCCCTATCCTCACTCCCAGCACCCTCTCCCTGGACCTGCTTCTCCGCAGCCACTGCCTGCTCCATCGCCCTGTCTCCAGGCATGTCACCCTCACATGCACCATTTACACGCAGTCACAGTGATCTGACTACAATGCACGTCATGTGGTCACTTCTCTGCTTAGAACAGGGCAaggcccacccccaccctgcctaGCCCTGAGGGCTGAAATTCTTTGGCCTGGTAACCAGGCCTgcctctggtctctcttcctgcCACTGTCCCTTCACCACCTCTCACGACCCCCACTCATGTAATCCCTCACACTAGGTGTATTCCAACTCCTCACCGCTGGTGTCGCTCTCAGGCCACCTGCCTCGGATTCATCTGGGCTGTCGGTCAGAACACAGGTTCCTGGGCCCCATCGGCCCTAAGGAATGGGTCTCTTGGGGTGGAgactgggaatctgcatttctaacaaggacCCAGGAGACTAATGCCCACTCAAGTTGAGGCAAGAGGCCTCCCTCAGTGGCCCACACTGCACTGCCCGAGGCCCAGCTGGGCCACGCCCCCTCAGCCACCTGTCCTTTCCAGGCAGCCTTGCCCAACCCTCCCCATCTGGAAGGGGCCCCtcccctgagctgacatctgcgtGGCGCCTCTCCCACGCCACTTGGACAGCTGTCTCATTCCACACCTTGACCtgtgggagggcagggcctgagggCAGGGGCGGTTTCTTGCTCTGaacccccagtgcctggcacaggtgCTGCTCTGGAAAACGTCTGCCGAATGGACGGGAAAGTGAATGTGCCACCGCTGCTGGCGCAGCAGAATCCTGTACCTGAAAATAGAATGTCTGAATGGGCTCCCCATCCTGGTCATAGGTGAACTGGCCAAGGAGTGTCCCTTCCTGCTGCAGGTCTTCATCAAAGCCCTGAAAAGAGAGTGAAGGATGGAGGGAAGACCCTGCTCTTAGACATGTGCTGGCCACCCGGGGAGGAAACCCACCCTCCTGCTCCCACACTGGTCGCCTCCCACCCTGGCGGGACGGCAGAGGCCTGTGCACTGGACCCAGGGCTGCTGTGTGCTCTgtgacaagtcacttaactccctgggccttgctttcttcctctgtaGCCTGAGGTAACTGGGACCGAAGTGCCATTTCCCACCCCGGCGCCATCTCTTCCAAATCCGCCAATAACCCCAACTTTATCCTCAGGGGAGACCTACAGGGTCCTCCTACAGCCCCTCCGGCCCCACACCAGCGGGATACTCACGAAGATGGCGAAGTCCTTGGGGGCACTGGAGATGGTGCTGTTCGGCGACAAGGACTTGGGCACATGCTCTAAGGTGACAGCAGTGGGGCGGATGCGGGCAGAAAGGCGAACCACAGCAAAGCCCTGGGGCCCCTGGAAGGCCCAGCAGTTGCCTGGGTGCACGTCTGGCTGAGGGGAAGAAAGTCGGGTCAGCACAGGGCTCGTGGTGAAGACAGCCCGCCCTGAGCGCAGCTCCCGCTGACCTGGTTACACAGGCGACTCCGCGTGCTCAGGGCCCGTGCTGCTCTCGCTGGGTGCCTACCTGGAGAATGACTCGGGGCGACTGCGAGTGGTACCACAGGGGGATGCCAAAGAGGCTGAGGAGGGCCGTCTTGGTCTCGTAGGTCTCGGAGCACCGGGTACTGATGACACTGGCCCCTGAGACGGGAAAGGAAGGCAGTGTGGGCACCTGGAGCTGGACACCAGCCAGGGAGGAAGACCCTGCCCCACACAACCAGTTCAGCTTGCCAGCCAGGAGACCCTAAGAAGGGGCTGCTATTGCCCACCTCCTGCTGAGGGTGGAGGGCAGATGCCCCAGGCCCCGTCTGTACCCCAACCCAGACCACAGAGCAGCTGTAAACAGTCTCGGTACGTCCCGACTTCTCCAAGCCGTCGCCTGTCTTTGTTGTGAATTCCAGGTTGATGACTTGTTTGCCTAGCACCACGGCTGCCCCAGCagatccagggcctggccagggcAGGGACCGGAGTGTGGCAGAGGAGAGCGGCGCACGCACCTCCCGATTCCAGCGCGTAGTCCACCATCCCGATGCGGTCCTCGCTGTAGCGCTTCAGGGCCTGCTTTACAATGCGGTGCACCTGCTAAAACACAGGCGCCCAGAGCAGTTGGGACAGGAAGCAGCCTCGTGCTGCCAGGGGCCAGGAACCCCTGGACTGACTCCTCCTGTGCTCACACCACACAGGTGTCCGGGCACATATGCCACCGCCCCTGGCAGACCTCCACCCTCCCATACCAGCCCCAAGCAAACACCAGAGTCTCCTGCACGTCACTTAGCTCCTGGAACATGCCAGGGAGCAGCAGTGTGGGACTGTGCGGGTCTGTGGCCCTCggggaggagggcagtgggggggaggggtgtctgGGGGCATGCGGCCCTCACCTCCTCTGTGACCCCGATTACACCTTCCTTCTGCAGCGTCAGCCCCAGGCTGGCTGCGGCCTCCCTCGCTGACTTGCCCTGCATCTCAGCCATGTGGGCGAGGATCTTGCTTTCCAGCTCCTGCAGCTGCGCTTGTATCTCCTCTCGCTGAAGGAGCCCAGCGCGGGTTCCCCCACCTCGGAGAAGGAACTGACTGACCCAGGCAGGGAACTGAGACTCCACCTAGGGACGGAGAAAGGTGTCACTCTGGGAGGCTGGCAGGGACAGCGGGAGCTGCTATGGCAGGGGCCAGGACAGGGCAGCGCCTGGCTTGGGTACAGGGGGTAGGGAAGGAGTGCAGGCCTCCAAGGGGGAGCCACACGGAGGAAAGAGCTATGAACAACGCTCCACGTTATTGATAGAAAAAACAGGAGGAACTCCTGTCAAAgagagccaacatctgtgccaagtcCAGAGCAGGGGGCTTGTGAGACTAACAGGGGGCAGGGGCAAGAAGCTCTTTGCTGTGCAGACTCCCAGGATGGGCCGTCTCAGAGCACGGGGTGTTCAGCAGGGGGTTGGATGGTTCCAACTCACGTCGTCCCGCACGGCCTGGATCTGCTGGGGCAGCAGGTCCACTTGGTCCACCACTGAGCTCTGCTTCAGGGTCAGGGCTGCCAGCTCCTGCCGCAGGCCAGCCAGCTGGCCCTCCAGCCGCCCCAGCTCCTTCATGGAGTTCTCCCGGAAGGACTCCTGCGTCATCCTactcccagagagagaagaggaagcctTGGATCTCTGGTGAGGGGTAAGGACATGCCGAGGAAAACAACAGGATGCCCTAGTCGGCTCCTGATACGTGGGTGTGTGCCCAGCCACCACCCATACGTGAATGCAAGGCCTGCTCTCGGAGACTCTGGCTGTAGAACACGGCCTGGTGCTGACGAACTGGCTTGCCTATCCCCAGGCGCTAATTCTTATCCTGTTCTTTCTCTAAGCCCACATCCATGATTCACTCTGCCTCAGCCTCTCACATCCTCGACACGTATGGACATCTGGGGCATGAGGTTGTACTGAAGAGATGGTGTGCCTATAAACGAGCCCACGGATCCCAGTGCTCCTGCAGTGCCCCCCAACTCCCACTGCACCTCAAGGACAGGCTCTAGGCCCGTGGTCTTGAGCTGGGTTTCAGCCATCCCCCTCCCTGCTTGGAGCACAACCAGAACTCTGCCCTGGGCGTCTGCTAGCCAGTCCTGCCAGGGGAGGGGGtgcggggaggtggggggaggggcaggcctgggccgGATGGCAGCGCCCATTACCGTTGCCATTCGGACTTCAGCTGCTGGAGTTGAGCCTCAGACTCCTGTAAGCAGGAAGAAGGGACAAAGACAAGAAATGTCAGCCTCAGAGCCATCAGTCTCCCAGAGCAGGCTCTTTCCCTCTTGGGGTCTTTGCTGAACCACATCGCCACCCCAGGGTCTCCCAATTCCTCAAGCAAAtgtcacactggcctcctggtGAGGCCTCACGAGAGTCCACCCCGTATGTGGCACACTCAGGCACTGACACGTTCACTCCTTCGCTCGGCCATGTTACACCTAGACAGCAGCATGTTTGAGGGTAGCCCCTCCTGTCCTCAAGCCCACTCCCCCTGCTCCCTACATAGCCCTCCAGGCCAGCGGAGCTCGGCTCAAGCAGCAGTCAGGAGACCACACACCCCTGCTCCCCGTTCTATGTCTAAGCAGGCCCTTGGAGAGGGGCCAGGGGTCCAAGGTCGCTCAGCCCAAGAACGAGGTTGAACTGGATCCGGGCCCCAGTGTGGGCCCCCAGTGCCCCCAAGCCCACTGACCTGGGAGGCCTGGACAATCTTCTTGAAGAGGTCCTCTAAGTCTTGTTGGTGTTCTGCTCTCAGGGTAACCAGTTCTTCCTGtcgggcaggaaggagggaggctgaGGATTCTACCAGCGCTCAGAGGGCCCCTTACAGCCAGTGCGTGGCGTAACTGGAACTGGAACCAGGCCCGTTGGATTGCAAACTTCAGCTCCCAGCCTCTCTGCTACAGTGCCTCTTGGAAACGCGCGCGCGACTCCTCTGGATCTTTGCTGCACGCCCACATGGTGTCGGGCACTGTCCCAGGCACTTTACCATCTCACATTCTCACAACCAGGGGCGGGCCCGGGGGCAGATGGGAGAGtctccattttaaagaggaggaaactgaaccTTAGAGACAGTGAGTAACTGCCAAGTGGCAGAGCTGTCTGACCCCAAATGACACCCTTCTGTTTCTCTCATGTCAGTGTACGGGCCCTCGCCCCCTCCAGCCCACGCGCCCACAGCATCACCCACACGTGACACTCAGCTTCCACCCTGAGacagcagcccctctccccacctggaTCCGGGCAGCAGTGTCCCTGCGGAAGTCCTCCTTCAGGGCAGCCTCCCGGCGGCTCACCAGCCCCTCCAGGAGCCCCAGGGTGTCCTCGTGGCTCAGGCTGCCGCTGCCTCCCTGCCCCGTAGCCCCTTGCCGCAGCTCCAAGCGTTCCAGCCGCATGGCCTCCTTCTGCCAGTTGGAGGAGAACTCGGCAGCAAGAGCTTCCAAGCGCCGCTCCAGAGAGTGCACCCGGGACAGAAGGCGCTGCTCAGCCTGGCGGGTGGGGGGAAGCCAGAGGTGAGGGTCTGCGACAACAGTGCCTCCTGAGGATGGGGCTGCAGAGAAAGCGACGGGAACACCCAAATGCAAACGCACGCTGGCCCTGAGGCCGCAGGACAGCCTCTGCACTGCAGGGAGGTGAGTACCTCAGCAGGCAGGTGCGGTGCCAGGATACGTGGGGCTGGGAAGggtctgatcccaaagccagagtGAGTGTGGGCCAGGGGAGAGGGCACAGAGCGCCCTCCCGGAAGAGGGTCCGAACGGAGGGCAGTCCAAAAAGAGGACCTGGAGCACAAGATGACCTGCTGGGCTGAGcccacccccttctctctcctacGCAGGCATGTATGCGCAAGAGCCAGGGGCCACGAGTTCAGCTGCTGACTTTCACCAGCTTCCACTCCTTCCATACATAACTATGGCTAAAAGACCaaataatctgaaaaggcttTTTCCTCTTTAACTGGATGCCCCACAGCAAAGACAGAAAAGTCATTTGGACTTGAGGGTGGCATATGATAACATGCCATGAATTTTGAGAACCTTGCTTGCTTAGCAACAAAAACTTTTGCCAGGAGAAATTTGTCAACTGTTTGTCAACTGTCGATTAAAGGGCAGGGACCTACTGAGTGCAGAGGTtgctcctgatttttaaaaattcaaatttttaaataggcAGTGTGTTTGCACGACTcaaaaagcaaacagacaaaCAGCAGAAGTCATGCTCCTGACCTCTGCCCCCATCGGCCCAGGGCCCTCACTGCCACCCCCTCCCAATCAGGCAACTATTTCTATTAATGTCTTtatcaaaagtaagaaaacataaagatatattcattctttacttcccccattttacagaaaaggtgGTCTTGAAATTGAACTGTATTTATTGTCtttaataatgattaaaaaaggaaaagttacgGATGCCAGAACATgtcattattttatgaaataataagaTCATGGTCAGGAAAGTAATATCCATCAAAATAAATGGTTTAAAATGTGATACCAAATTAAATTCAACAGGATGCTGGCAAAGTTCAAAAACTATAATTAGGGGACAGAGAGTTTTATCTTTTCACAGTGGACCCCAGGACCTGTGCACAGCATTGTACGTAACTGTAGGCTTGCACCTGCAGGCTCCTGAGAGCACAGCTGGCCTGATCCATCTTTAGCCTCTGGCAGATTGCAAAAATGGCCTCtgtcccccctcctccctgcatCTGCACCCTCTGCAGCGTGGCCTCGCAGGTGCTCTCACTGAGAGGGGGAGTCTATTTCCCCCTCCCTGAACCTGGACTGGCCCTgagatttgctttggccaatagaacaTGTCGGAAGTGACAGTGTGCTAGTTCCAAAGTGAGGCCTCAAGTTCCAGCCTGATTCGGCTCTCCTGGAACCTTGCCCGGCGGCTGTAAGAACGAGcctgggctagcctgctggacGACAAAAGGACATGGGGAGCACAGCTGCCCAGGCAAGGCCTAGACCAGCCTGCCCGCCGACCCAGCCAATTGCAGACACACAGggagcccagccaagatcagccaCCCTTGCTCAGACCAGAGAGCCACCCAGAGGACCCTCAGCCTCATGAGCTAACCAGATGCTTGTAGTTTTAAAGCCCTGACTTTAGGGGTAGTTTATTTGTGGTAACAAGTGCCTGAGCAACATATTACCTTACTcatagaaggtgctcagtaaatactagtgaaattatattgaaaaggaacaaagtagaCAAGACAATGTGTCGGATGCCTCTTCCTTCCGTTTTCTGTGCTTCTGAACTTTGGGACAGTTCTGAGTCATACTTAAGCAGAGGCAAACCAGCCCCCCAGTGCCTGCACCCAAGACAGTAGAGAACGGGGTGTCCTGGGAGATGAGACAGCGCCCCCGCTGGAAGAGCATCTCTTCAGGGTTGCACATAGGTGTAAGAGCAGGCAGACCAACctcaaacacaggctcagggaggCCCGTGACCCTCAGACACTCACCTGGAACTGTGGGGACGACTCTCTGGACTCCCACACCTCATGCTGCTGGCTGTTGCCCTTCCCTGCCCACCAGGAAACCACGGCGGGGTGGAACGTCTGCAGCCAGTAGGGGTAGAAATACCACGCACCTGTACACAGGGGAGAGGTGGTTACCCGGGCCGAGGGCCATACAAGGAGGTACCCAGCGGTGAGGATGGCAGCCTAACCAACATCGGTTATCAACAGCCCATCTCATCCACGTGAACTGTGCTCCCGCCAGAAGGCGGTACAGGGATGAAGGTTCCCatgatgctgaggcagcaacctgACAATCCCAGAGCAGATGCATTCTCACACCCCCTCAGGAATCCTCACATTCTGTAGATGGCAAAACTCGGAGACAATGGCTTTAACAAGCTAGGCATGATCCAGGGGTAGAACCCAGAGGCCTGATGGTGGTTCTGAGCCGAGGCggtacatcagaatcacccagagagcTTTTAAAACACTCGGTGTGTGGCCCCGCCCTCCAGAGGGTGAGTCCATTGGTCTGATGGGCCTTCGTAGGTGAGttgaaaagctccccaggtgattctactgGGCTGCcacagttgagaatcactgacacAGAACACACCCCCTAAGAGAGGCTGCTTGTGGTCCCAGAACAGAGCACAAGGCTGCAGCCACACAGAGACGCTTGCGTCTTGCTTTAGGGGCTCTCTGTGACGTGTTTACTCCTGAgctgtgcgtgtgtgcatgtgcatatgtgcACGGGAGTGAGGGTGCCTGAAGAAGCCATATTAGCTGAGGGGTCTCCATCCCGGTAGGACTGCACACTTGCCGCTCAATCGTCACCAAGAGCCGGTGTGACGGGCAGCACACGACCACCAGGCTTTGAGTCAGACTCTCTAAAAGCGCCCCGCGTCCTGCACTCCCTGAGCGGGTCCCTGTGCCCCTCTGCCTTTCAGACTCTCCACACGCTTCTCCTCATGCTACAATCCTGAGATCAGCTCCACCAACCCCACAGGGTGACGGCTAAGCTTGCATTAAACAGATAACACACAGGAATGTGCTTCCTGAACAAAACACTATACCATTATAAAGGGTCATTATTTAAGGGCGATGCCCAGTTTTCACTGGATATGAACAAGCTGTTCTTGcaacaggaaacaaaaaggaaatcaacTGTTGGAAAAATATTCTACTTTGGTGTTAAAGAAATACAAGTTGAGCAGACGCTAAACGTATAAAATCAACcctccacaaaaaaataaataaagcacggTGTTTAattataaattggtacaatcattAAAACTGAGCCTGGGGGCCAGAGACAGCTCACGTGGAATTGTGAAACTCACGTGAAACTGTCAAATGCAAAGTTGAACACGAAACGTATGTGTAAACATAATGATTACTACTGTGTAAAAAATGTGACAGTCCAGTGACAGAGATTGGAACAATGTAGGGCATCTTGTAAATGCAGGTATCTTTGTGTAAAAAGGCATACTTCTCCTCACTACTTTGTTGTTTGGATCTTAAAGATAGGTAAAGATTGAACTTGACGTTATAACAATAATTCACTCACCCAGATGACATCCTGATTTGAAATGGAGGGCAGTAACTGCTAATAAGAACAGTGTCAGAGTGCCTGCTTTTTACCCCAATACTCCTGTGCTGGGGCATGTCCAGTCCAGGTGGCTCCAAAGATGCTCTAGATGCGCCATGGGGTACAGTGTAGCCACCCGACTGAGGACAAGATCAGTGGATCGGGGCACGTTCCCTTTCACCCACTGGAACACCCTGAGAATGCCACAGCATCGGTCAGCAGAAGTCCCAGGAGAGCCAGACAGGAGTGGCCTCAGGCTCAGGGCTTAGGAGCTGCTCAGCCTCAGTCTGACCCCAGTTGGCctacctccttccctttcctgcagGCGATCGCTATCCCTCTGGTTTTCACACTTCTGCTCAGCACCAGCCTCCGCCCACACTCTGCCCGGCCCCTCCGGCTCAGCAGCCCCATCTCAGCACGGCATGCTCGGCCCACCTTCCCCTGCAACAGTGGCCAAGCTCACCGTATGTCAGGCCAgtcaggagcagcagcagcaagaggaaCCACAGGAACGTCTTCAGGGACGAGAAGCGCCTGGACCGCAcgggagaggagagcaggggaggCGGAGGTGTCAAGAGGGCTCCAGGGCCCCTAAATCCCCTCAGGGAGCCCCTTGAGACTTCTCCTGGGGCGCTAAACTGGAGTTGAAGGGGGACGCCCCGAGTGTCCTGTTCTGCCCGGGCCAGACCGGACGCTTTAGAGCTTTACCTGCAGGTCTTGGAGTAAGGGGGACAATTCTGATTCTGAATTTTATtgatgttataaatatatataagatatacgTTTATACATTTGATgttataatatacataaagagTCTTTGAAAACcctaaaattttcatatatagAGGTCCTCTAAGCaagcaaatatagaaaaaaatatggaactccttaaacaatgttttcttttagaaaaacgAGGAACCTTTTTTTGGTGACACGAATCCAT includes:
- the SUN2 gene encoding SUN domain-containing protein 2 isoform X1 → MPLGRCPGSRLSSGEGSPPHLVMSRRSQRLTRYSQGDDDGSSSSGGSSVMGSQSTLFKDSPLRTLKKKSSNMKRLSPAPQLGPSSDAHTSYYSESVVRESYIGSPRAAALARSSILDDQLHGDSYWSEDLRVRRRRGTGGTESSKINGLAENKLSEDFFGSSSGYSSEDDYAGYSETDQRSSGSRLRSAVSRAGSFFWMVVTSPGRLFGLLYWWVGTTWYRLTTAASLLDVFVLTRRFSSLKTFLWFLLLLLLLTGLTYGAWYFYPYWLQTFHPAVVSWWAGKGNSQQHEVWESRESSPQFQAEQRLLSRVHSLERRLEALAAEFSSNWQKEAMRLERLELRQGATGQGGSGSLSHEDTLGLLEGLVSRREAALKEDFRRDTAARIQEELVTLRAEHQQDLEDLFKKIVQASQESEAQLQQLKSEWQRMTQESFRENSMKELGRLEGQLAGLRQELAALTLKQSSVVDQVDLLPQQIQAVRDDVESQFPAWVSQFLLRGGGTRAGLLQREEIQAQLQELESKILAHMAEMQGKSAREAAASLGLTLQKEGVIGVTEEQVHRIVKQALKRYSEDRIGMVDYALESGGASVISTRCSETYETKTALLSLFGIPLWYHSQSPRVILQPDVHPGNCWAFQGPQGFAVVRLSARIRPTAVTLEHVPKSLSPNSTISSAPKDFAIFGFDEDLQQEGTLLGQFTYDQDGEPIQTFYFQDPKMATYQVVELRILTNWGHPEYTCIYRFRVHGEPAH
- the SUN2 gene encoding SUN domain-containing protein 2 isoform X6, which produces MSRRSQRLTRYSQGDDDGSSSSGGSSVMGSQSTLFKDSPLRTLKKKSSNMKRLSPAPQLGPSSDAHTSYYSESVVRESYIGSPRAAALARSSILDDQLHGDSYWSEDLRVRRRRGTGGTESSKINGLAENKLSEDFFGSSSGYSSEDDYAGYSETDQRSSGSRLRSAVSRAGSFFWMVVTSPGRLFGLLYWWVGTTWYRLTTAASLLDVFVLTRRFSSLKTFLWFLLLLLLLTGLTYGAWYFYPYWLQTFHPAVVSWWAGKGNSQQHEVWESRESSPQFQAEQRLLSRVHSLERRLEALAAEFSSNWQKEAMRLERLELRQGATGQGGSGSLSHEDTLGLLEGLVSRREAALKEDFRRDTAARIQEELVTLRAEHQQDLEDLFKKIVQASQESEAQLQQLKSEWQRMTQESFRENSMKELGRLEGQLAGLRQELAALTLKQSSVVDQVDLLPQQIQAVRDDVESQFPAWVSQFLLRGGGTRAGLLQREEIQAQLQELESKILAHMAEMQGKSAREAAASLGLTLQKEGVIGVTEEVHRIVKQALKRYSEDRIGMVDYALESGGASVISTRCSETYETKTALLSLFGIPLWYHSQSPRVILQPDVHPGNCWAFQGPQGFAVVRLSARIRPTAVTLEHVPKSLSPNSTISSAPKDFAIFGFDEDLQQEGTLLGQFTYDQDGEPIQTFYFQDPKMATYQVVELRILTNWGHPEYTCIYRFRVHGEPAH
- the SUN2 gene encoding SUN domain-containing protein 2 isoform X3, encoding MGTAILSSGEGSPPHLVMSRRSQRLTRYSQGDDDGSSSSGGSSVMGSQSTLFKDSPLRTLKKKSSNMKRLSPAPQLGPSSDAHTSYYSESVVRESYIGSPRAAALARSSILDDQLHGDSYWSEDLRVRRRRGTGGTESSKINGLAENKLSEDFFGSSSGYSSEDDYAGYSETDQRSSGSRLRSAVSRAGSFFWMVVTSPGRLFGLLYWWVGTTWYRLTTAASLLDVFVLTRRFSSLKTFLWFLLLLLLLTGLTYGAWYFYPYWLQTFHPAVVSWWAGKGNSQQHEVWESRESSPQFQAEQRLLSRVHSLERRLEALAAEFSSNWQKEAMRLERLELRQGATGQGGSGSLSHEDTLGLLEGLVSRREAALKEDFRRDTAARIQEELVTLRAEHQQDLEDLFKKIVQASQESEAQLQQLKSEWQRMTQESFRENSMKELGRLEGQLAGLRQELAALTLKQSSVVDQVDLLPQQIQAVRDDVESQFPAWVSQFLLRGGGTRAGLLQREEIQAQLQELESKILAHMAEMQGKSAREAAASLGLTLQKEGVIGVTEEQVHRIVKQALKRYSEDRIGMVDYALESGGASVISTRCSETYETKTALLSLFGIPLWYHSQSPRVILQPDVHPGNCWAFQGPQGFAVVRLSARIRPTAVTLEHVPKSLSPNSTISSAPKDFAIFGFDEDLQQEGTLLGQFTYDQDGEPIQTFYFQDPKMATYQVVELRILTNWGHPEYTCIYRFRVHGEPAH
- the SUN2 gene encoding SUN domain-containing protein 2 isoform X2, whose translation is MPLGRCPGSRLSSGEGSPPHLVMSRRSQRLTRYSQGDDDGSSSSGGSSVMGSQSTLFKDSPLRTLKKKSSNMKRLSPAPQLGPSSDAHTSYYSESVVRESYIGSPRAAALARSSILDDQLHGDSYWSEDLRVRRRRGTGGTESSKINGLAENKLSEDFFGSSSGYSSEDDYAGYSETDQRSSGSRLRSAVSRAGSFFWMVVTSPGRLFGLLYWWVGTTWYRLTTAASLLDVFVLTRRFSSLKTFLWFLLLLLLLTGLTYGAWYFYPYWLQTFHPAVVSWWAGKGNSQQHEVWESRESSPQFQAEQRLLSRVHSLERRLEALAAEFSSNWQKEAMRLERLELRQGATGQGGSGSLSHEDTLGLLEGLVSRREAALKEDFRRDTAARIQEELVTLRAEHQQDLEDLFKKIVQASQESEAQLQQLKSEWQRMTQESFRENSMKELGRLEGQLAGLRQELAALTLKQSSVVDQVDLLPQQIQAVRDDVESQFPAWVSQFLLRGGGTRAGLLQREEIQAQLQELESKILAHMAEMQGKSAREAAASLGLTLQKEGVIGVTEEVHRIVKQALKRYSEDRIGMVDYALESGGASVISTRCSETYETKTALLSLFGIPLWYHSQSPRVILQPDVHPGNCWAFQGPQGFAVVRLSARIRPTAVTLEHVPKSLSPNSTISSAPKDFAIFGFDEDLQQEGTLLGQFTYDQDGEPIQTFYFQDPKMATYQVVELRILTNWGHPEYTCIYRFRVHGEPAH
- the SUN2 gene encoding SUN domain-containing protein 2 isoform X5, whose amino-acid sequence is MSRRSQRLTRYSQGDDDGSSSSGGSSVMGSQSTLFKDSPLRTLKKKSSNMKRLSPAPQLGPSSDAHTSYYSESVVRESYIGSPRAAALARSSILDDQLHGDSYWSEDLRVRRRRGTGGTESSKINGLAENKLSEDFFGSSSGYSSEDDYAGYSETDQRSSGSRLRSAVSRAGSFFWMVVTSPGRLFGLLYWWVGTTWYRLTTAASLLDVFVLTRRFSSLKTFLWFLLLLLLLTGLTYGAWYFYPYWLQTFHPAVVSWWAGKGNSQQHEVWESRESSPQFQAEQRLLSRVHSLERRLEALAAEFSSNWQKEAMRLERLELRQGATGQGGSGSLSHEDTLGLLEGLVSRREAALKEDFRRDTAARIQEELVTLRAEHQQDLEDLFKKIVQASQESEAQLQQLKSEWQRMTQESFRENSMKELGRLEGQLAGLRQELAALTLKQSSVVDQVDLLPQQIQAVRDDVESQFPAWVSQFLLRGGGTRAGLLQREEIQAQLQELESKILAHMAEMQGKSAREAAASLGLTLQKEGVIGVTEEQVHRIVKQALKRYSEDRIGMVDYALESGGASVISTRCSETYETKTALLSLFGIPLWYHSQSPRVILQPDVHPGNCWAFQGPQGFAVVRLSARIRPTAVTLEHVPKSLSPNSTISSAPKDFAIFGFDEDLQQEGTLLGQFTYDQDGEPIQTFYFQDPKMATYQVVELRILTNWGHPEYTCIYRFRVHGEPAH
- the SUN2 gene encoding SUN domain-containing protein 2 isoform X4, with protein sequence MGTAILSSGEGSPPHLVMSRRSQRLTRYSQGDDDGSSSSGGSSVMGSQSTLFKDSPLRTLKKKSSNMKRLSPAPQLGPSSDAHTSYYSESVVRESYIGSPRAAALARSSILDDQLHGDSYWSEDLRVRRRRGTGGTESSKINGLAENKLSEDFFGSSSGYSSEDDYAGYSETDQRSSGSRLRSAVSRAGSFFWMVVTSPGRLFGLLYWWVGTTWYRLTTAASLLDVFVLTRRFSSLKTFLWFLLLLLLLTGLTYGAWYFYPYWLQTFHPAVVSWWAGKGNSQQHEVWESRESSPQFQAEQRLLSRVHSLERRLEALAAEFSSNWQKEAMRLERLELRQGATGQGGSGSLSHEDTLGLLEGLVSRREAALKEDFRRDTAARIQEELVTLRAEHQQDLEDLFKKIVQASQESEAQLQQLKSEWQRMTQESFRENSMKELGRLEGQLAGLRQELAALTLKQSSVVDQVDLLPQQIQAVRDDVESQFPAWVSQFLLRGGGTRAGLLQREEIQAQLQELESKILAHMAEMQGKSAREAAASLGLTLQKEGVIGVTEEVHRIVKQALKRYSEDRIGMVDYALESGGASVISTRCSETYETKTALLSLFGIPLWYHSQSPRVILQPDVHPGNCWAFQGPQGFAVVRLSARIRPTAVTLEHVPKSLSPNSTISSAPKDFAIFGFDEDLQQEGTLLGQFTYDQDGEPIQTFYFQDPKMATYQVVELRILTNWGHPEYTCIYRFRVHGEPAH